Within Dermacentor variabilis isolate Ectoservices chromosome 8, ASM5094787v1, whole genome shotgun sequence, the genomic segment CTATCTTAACCCACCCGTcaccatcaaccaccgtcgatactgcagccccgtctctgccgcaagtgGCGTCCACGTACGGTACTTGATGCGCCGGTGtgttttaagtttatttactagagcctgAGCGCTGTGAGCTCTGCTCTgtttgttgtagataggatgcataatTTAAGTAGAGGGGGGGTGCAATTCGGAAGCGTTTACACACGTCCAACAAAATGTTCTTCTTGCCAGATggggcacccctgtcgcattggaatcctacccattccatgataTTTTTCCTTGTTTAGAACAGGTTTAATCTTTCCAACTGAtacactcgtactgcctcagtgagctcaGCTAGCGGACTGTGAAACCTCACTTTGAGaaggaggtctgtcgaggtcaAGTCTGGGAGCCCTGGGGCTCTCTTAACGTCTCCCTAATGATCGcatcaagtttctttttttcttcttgtttaaacacaagatacggtgtggcatacgctCTTCGGTTGGTAATAAAGGCTTGCATGAGTCCGAGGAGGCTGTTCTtttgaggcccctgcctttgagtgcaactctcctaaagatccccgtgacctgcgccgcgtaGCCTTCTAACTTCTTGATTGTCATGAGGTTATATCCATTTCTCTGGAGTTACGTGCCCAGACTGATTTCCTCCAACTAGAGAACCTCATTTCCGCTTACGAAAACATTGATGGGTCTGCAGTTTTCAGCGTgtcccctttgatgttttggctcaatgaatattagctccgatttctgtggggagcaggccaagcctctgctggccgcatacatttgttccgtattcgccactatctgtagtttaagttcgatggctgcgtcactcccaTTGTTAACCCAGATcttgatatcatccgcgtacatgctaAACTTTATCGATTCAATCTTATTGAGTTCCGCCGGGAGACcccctcatcgctatgttgaataggaagggggatagcaccgacccttgtggtgttcccttgctcccaagtgtgatGGAAGGAGACTTCACATCTAGAAATTTTACGttcgcctccctctgtgacagaGTCTTTGATGTATGCATATGCCGTATGTCACACAACTACCTCTTCGAGGCCTGCCTCGAAGAAGTTCAGTGAACAATGCTGCCACGTTCAATAAGCTTGTCATTTGGGTGGGTAGTTACATGTCTGCCCTAGGCAATATCTAACACAACTGAAAGCTATTGAATATACTACGCTCTCTTTGAGACAACATAGCTAGTTTTGTGCAGTTTAATGAACCCTTGCATATTGCTTCCACACGGATTGATGATTTTGCACTGCCTTGTATCTGCATGCGCAGAAAAGAAAGCTTTTGCACTTGTATGTGCTTCCCGCTTTTTTATGCCGTTAGGAGTATATTTTTAAGTATGGCACTACTCCAACCTGCTCTTGGACTCTAGGATTGTTCACAGCATTAGCGTAATTGTGCGAAAGCGGTGGCTTTAGCTATCTTTCGGTAACGCATACTCGAATGTGCTTAAGGTGACCTCCATTGTATAAGCAATGTGATTAGGTGAAAGTGCTGGCATTTACAGAGTCAAAGCAGGAGTTCATAAGGGAATTATTGAAACACGTACTAATAACACTGCGTTGTACAAGTTTCAAATGAGCCGACTAGTAGGACAATGGCTACTGGTTCACTCTGGGCTTCAAGCTTCTTAGCGACGTTTGACAAGTGCTCCGGCTTGGTCCCAAGTTTTCAATTTACCCAAAGCAATCAACCTGACAGCTGCTCTCGCTCGTGCAGCAAGTTTCTCGTGGTCTGCTTTTTAGGTTTGCACATTTTGCGTGagttcactgcgcatatacaAGGTTTTGTAGCGCCGGTGCAGGAGTGCTGATGGACGTCGACGGAAGAAAAATACTTGGGGCCCTGAAggcaatccatgacgtcatgtatacgtgggagcgggtacaCGTCGTTTTTGGTAATCTTGTCAAGTTGCCTGTAATCGGCCAAAAATCTCCAATTGCCGTCTTTTTTTTAGCAAGAACCACAAGAGAAGCCGAAGGGCTGCAGAACCGCTCGGTTATATCTTTCACGAGCACCTTGTCAAGCTCTTCTTGAATAACGTGGTGCTCAACTAGAGATACCCGGTATGGCTGTCGGTGGATTGAACGGGAATCGCCAGTGTTTTTACGGTGCTTGAGAGCGCAGGTTTCACCAAGAGGACGTTCACAAAGGTCAAATACGTTCAGATAAGAAGAGAGGAGGCGAATGAGATCGTAAGCTTGATGGTGCGAGATGTCTGGAGCAATTATTTTGTTCAAGTGGGTAGGAGACGGATCTGATGAGGAATACGGTATATCGGCAGGTTGCGGGCGAGCAGCATCACCTGGATCCAAGGCCGCTATAACTTTATTGTAGGAGGGCGTCAGTATAGCGAGATAAATGCCATGTTGGAACACTCGTGAGCACAGGCTGAAATACCCCACTGAAAGACAAGATTGTCGCCTAGAGTTATAACAGTATGTGGAATACCAATAGTGTGCGTTAAAAAAACAGCAGTGAAAAGATCGAGCACATATGCTATGTATTAGAGGGGCAAGCGTAAGACCAAGTGAAGTCACGACTTGCGGCGGCATACGGTTGTCCTCAGGAAGATAGGTGACTCGATTGTTCGGGATTGAACAATAACACTTAGTACGTGAAGCTGTACAGTACCAGCTGGACAGTGCATGAGGGCGGAATGGTCAGAAAAACAGTCAAGACCGAGGGTGACATCATTATAACAGGGGGTGAGGACAATTACCGAAACAAAAGTTTGATCACCAGCAACACTGGCACATGTGGCTCAAAGGCCAGCTGCAGGAGAGCAGGAGACACACCACCGTCGGCCACAACTCCCACATTTGATAGAGCAGGGGTCATGACTTTGCTCAGGTGAGAGCTCCTGAGAGCTTGATGAAGGTGAGAGCTCCTGGAAGAAATATCGGTGCCGATGTCGATTAAAGCGGTAACAAGTGCACAATCAACTTCAACATCTATCAGGTTCTCATTGATAGGGAGCGTCAACCGAGGGATTCGAGGGCAGGCGGCAGTAGCGGcgtcacctccagaagctgcagctGTCAGTTTCCCGAAGGAAAACGCTAGTAGTAGAACTTGGTGGGGAACGGCGTGGTGGAGGTGAACTCGAAGGTTTACTCCGTGGTAAGGGCGAGCGCTGCATTGGGTGGCTTTGATAGCGTTCTCGCTAGACATTTCTGGTTCAGCTTGTATTGGTACCTGGTGCACACTTCAGGGTGGAGAGTGGAAGCCGGAGTAGCTTGTCCGAGAAGGCGAGACCCAAGGAATTCGCCAATACCATGAAATGGGTCCGACACGTTCACACCGGAagcaaattggcttgtcgtcagGAGTCCTCCACGCATTCAGGCGTGGAAATTCGGATTAGAACAACGATGTTGGACAGAGTTTAGGGTGGCGCATAGGTAAATGTCAGGGCGATTCACAGAGCAGGAGGTTGCAGACCCATGTCTCCCAGTTTTGACGAACAATGGATCGTATAAGTGATATAGTCGTTCAGGCATAATGGGGCTCTCCGCGAAATAAGAGTGCAGGTGATGCGCCTTCGATATCCCTCCCAAAGATTCGGGTGCTAGTCTCCGACCTTGAAGGCTTCCGTGTTCGGACGGCAGGCGAAGTGGAGGGCGATATGTCGACATTCAGCAGCTTCGAATCGGCGACCTGCACTAATAAACCAATTGACTATCTAAGATGTTTTAAACACGATCAGATTAAGCGCATCGACCGTGATCATACTTCATAGGTGCGCGACCTTATCGGCATCTGTCGtattggcgtcatattttcgcCGAATGGCCAGCACGTGCTGAATGTACGTCAAGTATACTCAGTAGCCGCCTGCACTCGAGAGGCAAGTTCTTTCTTGGCGGCACTCTGGCAGGCTGCAGGTTGGCAAAACAAGTCGCGGAGTTTAGTATTACAAGCGCTCCGGCTTTTGAGCTCTTCTTCGTTGTTATGGAACAGGCCTTCGCATTTCCCTTTAGGTGAAATGTAATGGTCGCCCGCATCAAGATCGGGTCCCTTCTTGGATGTGCGCTTCGGTGTGCAAGTCCAATCTAGTAATCGACATTGTCGGCATCAGTGCCTCAAAAAGCCGCAGGGTGACGGGGTGGAGCCAGTATAAAGGCTAGCATTACGGCCACCGATGATGCAGGTTGAGCGCCGGTAGTCATTGTTTGAGTGGTGACTTGACGGTCGCTGTAGAGCTCCATCTTGCGTCAGacccccagcacctccaccaaggTGTTAGGTGGACGCAGACACAACAGGAAAAGCTATTTACAATGTATAATCGAATCGATCAAGCGCTGAACCATATGGTTCGAGGCAGAACAAAAGCGCCTTCTTCGTAGACACTCCTTTAGAGGGAAGTATCATGACAAAATGAATGAGAATAAATAAAACTTAGGTGCCCAGCTTTTAATAATCATTATCATAAGGAGGCAACAAACAATGGGaacaaggacagcataggggtaATTAATTCTAGTCTATAACTGAACTtataaaaaagataaataaatagaaattacTTTGACGTAAAAAACTACCTAAGCGCAGGTGGGATACGCACACACGTCTGCACATTAAGCGAGGTTGCGTTATTTCtagtatatgaaaaaaaaaactaactagATTCCCAGGGTTGGCGATGATCGATAAATATAAAAACCCCAGAACGTGGATGAGAGAACGGCGCCATTGTAGGTCAGTTAGTGAGAGTGTCGCGTGTGTAAAGCAAAGACTGTGTGCGTATCATACCTTTGGTGAGTTTTCAGAGCTAAGCTCCCAgttgcccgttcctgcggcaagcgtcagCCTTAAAGTGAACGCCAGCCCTAAAGCGAAGCAATAAAGCGAACGCGGATCACAGCGGGAAATGAAGGACAGTGATAGCGAAAAGAGCACGAGGAGAAAAGTGGAAGAGGTGGGTATTGCGGAAAtttgagaagaaaagcgtagtgccatgcAAGACTGGGTTTGCGGCGACGATGCCTACGGCATGGCCCAAGAGTAGTGCGAATCGTCTGTGCACTCTTAGTCTAGTCAAGTCCTGAATAATAGCCTCCGTATAAGGGGCGTGTTCTCGAGTTAGTCCAGACTACTGCATGTAAGCGTATTCTAGAGCGAGAGCATGCGTGAGAAAATGCGACCGACTGTACGCCGCCGATAAGCAGACGCAACGTTTCCATGTAGCCCTGCAAATCTGGTGTCCAAAAAGCGTGGCGAAACATTTGAGTGTGCCAAAGCGACAGCTGCAAGGAGCAGTCAGTGAGAAAGAGAAGTGAAAGGAGATAACAAACAGACCAAAGAAGAAGTCGTCGCCTAAGTGCGTAGCTTTgatggtggaggaggaggaggaaagatagTGCAGGCCGGGAACTAGCAGAAAGATGGCGCCAGCTGGCACACAAGGCGGTTTTTGTCGGCGGTAATTATCGTCATATTTTGGACCCAGGATGTAATGCGGCTGCACTCGCGTTGTGAAGTCACCTGACCGCGTCGATGAGCGCTCTCGGTGATCTCAATGATGTTCAGTTCCGCAGATGTTACGGGAAATCGCAAGATGCCAGTGCAGCTTTGGCAACTCGTGGCAGTGTGATAGCCACGCTGAATTAACGGCCATGTGCGCCGGATCGTCGGGCCTAGCGAGCGCGTCCTGTACAGCTGTGAATTGGTGGTGTCAAGTCGGTAGGCCGATTTTCCTTTTCCATGCTCTACACTTACTAAAGGCCTAATGTCCGTCGCTGCATTATTTGGACCAGCAGATAACTAACGTAAGTGGTTTAAACATCTTAACGTGTAGTACTAATGCGGACACACGCGTTCAAATTTTCGCGTGTGAACTAGCTATACCTGCAGGCCTAATTCCCTTTCGGTTTCCTCCAATCGCATTATTGCTGGCGACTTGCTTTCTTTCGCAGTAAGGTGTCCTTTCGTTGATATTTCTTGCGCGGATTTTCATAATGCTTCTGTGTTTTATCGTGCCCTCAGTAATGGCGTGTAGCAATAAATCGTTCGTTCTTTTTTATCCCTTTCGTGAAATTTGCGAGATAACTTCATTGGATTTGGTAATTTACGTCGGTCAAACGACGATTTTATATTGAACAATTTTTGTAGTGTTACGCATTTTCCTCCGTCTAATGTGTGGATTTGAGTGGGTTTCTGTCTTTACAGTTCAAGGGTCGAGTTCACTGGAATTCGATGCCCAAGTTAGCTCGAAGCTTGCGTGATGTGATAACAGTCATTTAACTTCAAAAACGCAGACGCACTGAAGTGTCGGTTTGGGCTTGAAGCTAGATTTTCCACAATATCTCTTGGTGAGGAGCAGTACACTTACTACTTAAAGAAGGGGCAAAACTCTGTGCTACGGGCGAAATTTCAACGGCGTATTATCTCCCGTCGGGCTAGCAGCTAAATAATTCTATTGCAGATTGAAAAATGTGTAAATTTCAGTACTTGCGCCATCTCATGAGGTGAGAAAACAGTGCTGCATTGCTAAAAAGCTTTGAAACAACAAAGATAAATATGTCAACAAGttagacattttcttttctctagtTATTGCTATGTGGCGTTACTTTTGGCTTTTCCGTACCTCCTAGCCCCAAAATAGGCCTAATACCTTCTTATCAGCTTTTGCTTTTCGAATTATCAAATTTATGAAATTTCCTTTTATTCTAAACTAACCGGCTTTATTTCTATACAGGAATAAAGCGGAAGAGGTCGACACTAATAACGACGCCATCAAAGAATGCAAAACACCCGACTCTACAGTGCAATTACAGAGTTCGTCATAGCGCTGCTAAGGAAAAATCAGGCCCAGAATGGTTGTTCATTGCAGTTCACAAAGTTAATCTGCTTGTGGTGAAGCACGCGAAGAAAATGCTGATGGCATACCAAAAGAGGGGTGGGGCGGAGAAAGACACAAGCGTTTCAACATTGCTCGCATAGGAATGACATTGAAGCATTTGCACGCGCTCTGCTATCACTACAGGTTAACACACATTCAAGAGGCATCTCGCTCATTTTTGCGCATTTCACAAGAGTTAGTTTACAAGAGTGTGAATGAAAGCAAGTTCAGCCCAATGCCAGTAAGTATAAGGGACATAAATCAATGCCCTTGAGTGCCAGCTGACAATGTTGGCCAATTAGTTATTACCTGTAAGTAAGAAGAAATGTGACTGTGAATAAACCATAAGCCCAAGCACGTTGGGTTGATTTTGAAGAGCACAGGTATATGTGAAATGTGTCTGCGCAGAACGTAAAGAACGCAATTTACCGTACTTCACTCGCATTAGCTGCTTGCTCAGAGCAATACATATGTTAGTCTGAGTAGCGTGTGCTAGTCTGAGTCTTCTGAGTAGCAGCTGAATATTTTTGTTTGACCTGCAACATTGATGGCGACATATACTTGCCCTGAGTGTTTTCGAGCATAACTTTAGTACACGATTCATGTGTCCCTGCATAACTAACTTTTTACTTAATAACTGCATGAACATCAAACAAGGCATTTTTGTATCGGGTTTCACCCTGCCTAGcttctttttgtttcgtttgtaCTGCCATTTGTTGTTTGTGTGTCTCTAGTATGCGTGTGCATGGTATTGTAGGGATGAGAAGAATATCTGGGTCTTTGTACAGTCAGCTCTATATTGTGCTTCATTTCCGCTTCTATCAAGACAATAAACAGCGAAAAGGGCAGTATTTCTTTTCCAGAtcaataaaattatggggttttacgtgccgaaaccactttctgattatgaggcacggcgtagtggaggactccggaaatttcgaccacctggggttccttgacgtgcacctaaatctaagtacacgggtgttttcgcatttcgcccccatcgaaatgcggccgccgtggccgggattcgatcccgcgacctcgtgctcagcagcctaacaccatagccactgagcaaccacggcgggttatttctTTTCCAGATCACGCGGAAATGTTGAAACGCATCGAGTGTTGGATGGTTCAAGATGGCTGTTCCAAATATGTATGTTGATGTACAGAGTGACttcaatttctaaattattttagGATACAGTTTGCTTTTCTTTGTGTTAATAATTTACACCTGATTCGTGGAAATGCATTTCGGACGTTTCAAATAAAAGACTATTCTTTGCGCTTTGCCGTAGTCCACGTAAGCTTGGCGTAGGCATGATGTGGTCGCTATCTACATCTATATATTTGGTTATGTAAGGTTTGGCCCATTATCATATGGCCTAGGTATGTGCAAGTACACGTCCATATGACCGGTAGGTACAGAGAGTGTCAAGGCACGTAACATTTTTTTCTGAAGTACTAGTGCAGTTTATTAAAAAACGTTGTGGAACCATTTCCTGGTTAAGGCAGATTGTACATTTCTTTGAAGACGGATGTCTTTGCGATGGTTTTATGTGTGTGATGAGTTTTTCTGCGAAGCATAAAATGAAGCATAGACCCCAAGTTCTATAGTTTCGCTTGTCCAGAACAACATCTATGTTAACTCAACATGAATCTCCAAGGTACGTAGGTCGAAAAGTTCATTCCTGCAAAATTCTGCTCAACACAATGACCTCGGTTTGATGTAGTCTATGTTAACTGAAAATAAGAGTTGAAATAGCAAAAAGTTATGCTGTCTCTTCTCGGTTGGCGTATTCTTGGACTCTTTTCTCGTAATCGTGACTTCTTTTGCAATCAGCGATATGTTGTGTCAAGTCCAGCAAGATAGGTGTGCACTCCGACTCTAACTTAGTACGGCAGCTGCTGGAGTGGTTCTCTGAATCACCGAGAATTTCCCACAATAGGCAGTTGCGCTTTCctggaaaaaataataatagctTTAGAATTTTTTCATAGCTAACGTCAAGAATTTAGTGTTTCTTCATATATTATACTGAAGCGTTTGCTTTTGTTCTTATTGAAAACTCTGTTATACTCCCTTTTCAATCGTGTAACGCCTTATGGGCGTTGCTTCTATTGGCAACAAAAAAATGTTTCTGATCATATACGGTAATGAGCGCCATATTTAACGATGCTTCAGAGAAAAATTAATGATTCCGAGCATA encodes:
- the LOC142591138 gene encoding uncharacterized protein LOC142591138 — protein: MTQYVEFSVKSKGDQASVVLQYAQLPDTVKHLNEKQLYVGGEFTVIHVEEDCLMVELARENEGKRNCLLWEILGDSENHSSSCRTKLESECTPILLDLTQHIADCKRSHDYEKRVQEYANREETA